DNA sequence from the Oligoflexus sp. genome:
ATCGACCTTACGTAAACTTTCATCTGGGTCTGCGCGAGGCACTCACGGACCATGGCATCGGTGACCAGGCCCCCTGGAGCGTCCTGATACCAGAGCAGCTCCACTTCATAATTTCGCGGAACACTGGCCAGATATCCCAGGATCCCCGTGATCCCGCTGCCAAAGGCGGCCGCGATCACCTTTTTTTCCTGCGCACCCTCGGGCCAGTGAAAACGGCCCCAGGGACCGGAAAAACGCAGAGTATCGCCAGGCTCCAGCGACGCGAGATAGCGCGAAGCCACACCGTCTGGAGTCGGAGCGACGGCCAGGAAGAATTGTCCCGACTCCGGCTTCACTGCGAAAAGGCTGTAGGCGCGTTTGATGATTTTGCCTTCCGCATTTTCAAGGCCGGTGTGAATGATGATATATTTCCCACCCTTGAGCACAAGCTCGGGATGCCCGTCCAATTCAAAGGCCAGAATCGCACCATGTTCGGCCGCTGCCACCTTCGCGAGAACCTTCGCTTGTCTCATTTCTGCCATGATCGCTCCTCAGTCCGCTGGGTAAATGACGTGCATGTGATCATGCACCTGCTCCAGATCTTCAAAGAACTGTGAGGTATAGTGATAAAGGTTCGAAAGATCGCTTTCTATTTTTTTATTCAGCACAGCCAGCGTCTGCACATAAGCGCGCTCGGGATCGTCGCTTTTCATCTGACTCAAACGATCTTCCAGATCGGTCCGCGCCAGTTCAAAGGCGTAACCCAAAGTTCTGAGGTCATTGGCCTGGCTCAGCATCTTAAGAGGCCCTGGTTTTTCCCCAGCTTCGCCGAGT
Encoded proteins:
- a CDS encoding FAD-binding oxidoreductase, producing MAEMRQAKVLAKVAAAEHGAILAFELDGHPELVLKGGKYIIIHTGLENAEGKIIKRAYSLFAVKPESGQFFLAVAPTPDGVASRYLASLEPGDTLRFSGPWGRFHWPEGAQEKKVIAAAFGSGITGILGYLASVPRNYEVELLWYQDAPGGLVTDAMVRECLAQTQMKVYVRSMREDPLNDFHAVNLTSRFIAAGEGQRVDRVFGYLRELGVSDDQLQSEIFYRNQDLSDAKADR
- a CDS encoding DUF3209 family protein, whose amino-acid sequence is MACHEIAALRLGMMRILGVQDPALIEHELAELGEAGEKPGPLKMLSQANDLRTLGYAFELARTDLEDRLSQMKSDDPERAYVQTLAVLNKKIESDLSNLYHYTSQFFEDLEQVHDHMHVIYPAD